One window from the genome of Diabrotica virgifera virgifera chromosome 6, PGI_DIABVI_V3a encodes:
- the LOC126886097 gene encoding uncharacterized protein LOC126886097 → MASNLLTPVKIMDRYIVDSDDDTSEDHRKRNREEEEELFRKSKKVSRSPNKTHDEDNKLHQIIKMMHDLTKETKNLTTEVKEIMNVQRKYWEELNDLKTELETVKQENQTKHKEKEEMKKELNDMKLRVQRLEKESKVNNVVIQGLPIDTIDKNALKQAVGNFMEKEMNINVQIEEAIKLEEKTCLVKLQNKFEKEKIMQNKAKLKHIKDYKVYINNDITKEELQTQKKK, encoded by the coding sequence ATGGCTTCGAATTTGTTAACACCGGTAAAAATAATGGATAGATACATAGTGGATTCGGACGACGACACATCCGAAGACCATAGAAAGAGGAAcagagaagaagaggaagaattgTTCCGAAAAAGTAAGAAAGTGTCTAGATCGCCTAACAAAACCCATGACGAAGATAATAAGCTCCatcaaattattaaaatgatGCATGACTTAACcaaagaaacaaaaaatttaacaacGGAAGTAAAAGAGATAATGAATGTACAGAGAAAGTACTGGGAGGAATTAAACGACCTGAAAACAGAATTGGAGACAGTTAAACAAGAAAACCAAACTAAACACAAGGAGAAGGAAGAAATGAAAAAAGAGCTAAACGATATGAAATTACGTGTACAAAGACTAGAAAAGGAAAGCaaagtaaataatgttgtaatacAAGGCTTGCCAATAGATACAATCGATAAAAACGCACTGAAACAAGCTGTAGGAAACTTCAtggaaaaagaaatgaatatcaaTGTTCAAATCGAAGAAGCTATCAAACTGgaagaaaaaacatgtttggtcaaACTACAGAACAAGTTTGAAAAAGAAAAGATCATGCAAAATAAAGCTAAACTAAAACACATAAAAGACTATAAAGTGTATATAAATAATGACATAACAAAAGAAGAActacaaacacagaaaaaaaaataa